One window from the genome of Rariglobus hedericola encodes:
- a CDS encoding RsmE family RNA methyltransferase, producing MSDFRVFAPAPAQDTISLPPAESHHLVTVNRARTGDTIIAFDGRGTEWTCELTDARKSGATLRVTATHTRAPLPCAITLAQALPKGGVMDDIIRHATELGTARIVPLSTERTQVHLDGDRSDKKIEKWRTTALEAAKQCGNPFLPEITGVQSLNDFLAGDSVRGAELRLVASLHDGAKSLKRVLVDFRDAHEGRSPANVIWLVGPEGDFSPAEMAAITAASVVPVTLGPLVLRCDTAATAALSVLIHETTA from the coding sequence ATGTCAGACTTTCGCGTTTTCGCACCGGCGCCCGCCCAAGACACCATCTCCCTACCGCCTGCCGAATCGCATCATCTCGTCACCGTCAACCGTGCCCGCACCGGTGATACGATCATCGCTTTCGACGGTCGCGGCACCGAATGGACGTGTGAACTCACCGATGCCCGCAAATCCGGCGCCACCCTGCGCGTCACGGCCACACACACCCGCGCGCCCCTGCCCTGCGCCATCACGCTGGCCCAGGCGCTGCCCAAGGGCGGCGTCATGGATGACATTATCCGTCACGCCACGGAGCTCGGCACCGCGCGCATCGTGCCCCTCTCCACCGAGCGGACCCAGGTTCATCTCGACGGCGACCGCTCAGATAAAAAAATCGAGAAATGGCGCACCACCGCGCTTGAAGCCGCCAAACAATGCGGCAACCCGTTCCTGCCGGAGATCACCGGCGTGCAGTCGCTCAACGATTTCCTCGCGGGCGATAGCGTGCGCGGCGCGGAACTCCGGCTTGTAGCCAGCCTGCACGACGGCGCGAAATCACTAAAACGCGTGCTCGTGGATTTCCGCGACGCACACGAAGGCCGTTCACCGGCCAATGTCATTTGGTTGGTCGGGCCCGAGGGCGATTTCTCACCTGCAGAAATGGCTGCCATAACTGCCGCGAGCGTTGTGCCCGTCACGCTCGGTCCGCTTGTGCTTCGGTGCGATACGGCCGCCACCGCCGCCCTCAGCGTGTTGATCCACGAAACGACGGCGTGA
- a CDS encoding beta-ketoacyl-ACP synthase 3 — translation MDTFLIDVAIPSMGATVSELTVIDIKVVSGVHIAKGEKIAELESDKSVFEFEAPCDGTIEIVQARAGDILPSGSPFLRIRTADISLKNLQVKDDAPVVAKPLTPAPATVSVAPAPVVAKIGTPASTPSGLQWTPRAAKLAQEAGLDPATLTGIAATGPGGRVSGDDITAYLAANPKAAGSGLSTLSSQLSSSAPAAGAETVCIAGVGYAVPKNVRPTSEILKAFPGRTEAEMHKLTGIHERRYADADESATSLAATAVNHALAQAGMTAAQIDGIILATIIPDQPVPSMASALARLLGCTKALAFDVNAACSGWLYALEVGRAFIRGGTAKNVIVVTAELLSRITNPNDHETAFLFGDGAGAAILTDAPDGHRLHRMALSGDASAFEAIQRPGGGANRPIPNADGSDRDDFYLQMDGGAVFKSAVIAFANEIESAMQRHGLKPDDIAWIVPHQANERILKAVGKRVGIPFEKFVVTIAKYGNTSGASVSMALGWAAEEGIFKAGDKIIFCSVGAGLTFAGGLLVW, via the coding sequence ATGGACACCTTTCTCATCGACGTTGCCATCCCCTCCATGGGGGCGACCGTCAGCGAACTCACAGTCATCGACATCAAGGTCGTCTCCGGCGTGCATATCGCCAAAGGCGAGAAAATCGCCGAATTGGAGAGCGATAAATCGGTATTCGAGTTCGAAGCCCCGTGCGATGGCACCATCGAAATCGTGCAGGCCCGAGCTGGCGACATCCTGCCCAGCGGCTCGCCGTTCCTGCGCATCCGCACGGCGGATATCTCGCTCAAAAACCTGCAGGTCAAAGATGACGCGCCCGTCGTCGCCAAGCCCTTGACTCCCGCTCCCGCCACGGTCTCGGTCGCGCCGGCTCCGGTCGTGGCCAAGATCGGCACGCCGGCCTCCACTCCTTCCGGTCTTCAGTGGACACCGCGCGCCGCCAAGCTCGCGCAGGAAGCCGGGCTCGATCCCGCCACGCTTACGGGAATCGCCGCCACGGGTCCCGGTGGACGCGTTTCCGGCGACGACATCACCGCCTACCTCGCGGCCAACCCCAAGGCTGCAGGTTCCGGTCTTTCCACGCTGAGCTCGCAACTCTCATCGTCCGCCCCCGCTGCGGGAGCCGAGACCGTCTGCATCGCCGGTGTCGGTTACGCCGTGCCAAAAAACGTGCGTCCCACGAGCGAGATTTTGAAGGCGTTTCCCGGTCGCACCGAGGCCGAGATGCACAAGCTCACCGGCATTCATGAGCGCCGCTATGCCGATGCCGACGAGAGCGCGACTTCGCTCGCCGCCACCGCGGTGAACCACGCCCTCGCTCAGGCCGGCATGACCGCCGCGCAGATCGACGGTATCATTCTCGCCACGATCATTCCCGACCAGCCGGTGCCTTCGATGGCCAGCGCGCTCGCGCGTTTGCTCGGCTGCACGAAAGCGCTGGCGTTTGACGTCAATGCCGCCTGTTCCGGCTGGCTCTACGCCCTCGAAGTCGGTCGCGCCTTCATCCGTGGCGGCACGGCGAAGAACGTGATCGTGGTCACCGCCGAACTGCTCTCGCGCATCACCAATCCCAACGATCACGAGACGGCGTTTCTCTTTGGTGACGGCGCGGGTGCCGCGATCCTGACGGATGCTCCGGACGGTCATCGCCTGCACCGCATGGCGTTGTCCGGCGATGCGTCGGCTTTCGAAGCGATCCAGCGTCCGGGCGGCGGTGCGAACCGTCCGATCCCGAATGCGGACGGCAGCGACCGTGATGATTTTTATCTCCAGATGGATGGCGGTGCGGTCTTCAAGAGCGCGGTCATCGCCTTCGCCAACGAGATCGAATCGGCTATGCAACGCCACGGCCTCAAGCCCGACGACATCGCCTGGATCGTGCCTCACCAGGCCAACGAACGCATCCTTAAAGCCGTGGGCAAACGCGTGGGAATTCCCTTCGAGAAGTTCGTCGTGACCATCGCCAAATACGGCAACACGTCGGGCGCGTCCGTATCGATGGCGCTCGGTTGGGCCGCCGAGGAAGGTATCTTCAAGGCCGGTGACAAAATTATCTTCTGCTCCGTCGGTGCGGGTCTGACATTCGCCGGCGGCTTGCTGGTGTGGTGA
- the kdsA gene encoding 3-deoxy-8-phosphooctulonate synthase: MPLFDSKKLLILAGPCSLENEKVVRSVAEKLISIRAKYPELNLVFKGSFDKANRTSIAGGRGTGLEEGLALHALVKKDYGLPCVTDVHDASQCAPVAEVCDVLQIPAYLCRQTDLLLAAAATGKTVNVKKGQFLSPNDMVHVVGKLKHGGAAEIWQCERGATFGYNNLVVDMRGFPIMAKNGYPVILDATHSVQLPGAGGGKSGGQREFVPTLSFAALAAGADGLFLETHPDPDNALSDGPNMVPLDELEALLAKCLAFWKLARSA, encoded by the coding sequence ATGCCTCTCTTCGATTCCAAAAAACTCCTCATCCTCGCCGGTCCCTGCTCGCTGGAAAACGAGAAGGTCGTGCGCTCCGTGGCCGAGAAACTGATCTCGATCCGCGCGAAGTATCCCGAGCTGAACCTCGTGTTCAAAGGCTCCTTCGACAAAGCCAACCGCACCTCCATCGCCGGCGGTCGCGGCACCGGTCTCGAAGAGGGCCTCGCACTTCACGCCCTCGTCAAAAAAGACTACGGGCTGCCTTGCGTGACCGATGTCCATGACGCTTCGCAGTGCGCGCCCGTCGCCGAAGTATGCGATGTCTTGCAGATCCCCGCCTACCTCTGCCGTCAGACCGATCTCCTCCTTGCGGCCGCCGCCACGGGCAAGACGGTCAACGTGAAGAAGGGCCAGTTTCTTTCACCCAACGACATGGTCCATGTGGTCGGTAAATTGAAGCACGGTGGCGCGGCCGAAATCTGGCAGTGCGAGCGCGGCGCGACCTTTGGTTACAACAACCTCGTCGTCGACATGCGCGGCTTCCCGATCATGGCGAAGAACGGTTACCCCGTGATCCTCGACGCGACGCACAGCGTGCAGCTCCCCGGTGCCGGCGGTGGCAAGAGTGGCGGACAACGCGAGTTCGTGCCCACGCTCAGCTTCGCCGCGCTCGCCGCGGGTGCCGACGGCCTTTTTCTCGAAACGCATCCCGATCCGGATAATGCCCTGTCCGACGGCCCGAACATGGTGCCGCTCGACGAGCTTGAAGCCTTGCTCGCGAAGTGCCTCGCGTTCTGGAAACTCGCCCGTTCTGCCTGA
- a CDS encoding CTP synthase codes for MKYIFVTGGVVSSLGKGLTAAALGALLELRGLTVRIQKFDPYLNVDPGTMSPFQHGEVYVLEDGAETDLDLGHYERFTSGKLSKLNSLSSGQVYESVISKERRGVYLGKTVQVIPHVTNEIKERIYAGGKDVDVLITEIGGTTGDIEGLPFLEAMRQFALEVGPTDCIFIHVTLVPYLKAAGELKTKPTQQSVAKLREIGIQPDILVCRCDHPLEAGLRDKISMFCNVPVKAVIECGDVDSIYELPLALQKERMDDLVIDLFGLKNPAPEKNIWTEIVRRVKNPANEVKIGVVGKYIELQDAYKSVYESITHGGIANNTRVNIVRIDAEDLEKKNGLSILKGLDGILVPGGFGDRGTEGKIAAAKYARENKVPYYGLCLGLQIAVIEYARNVLKLKGANSTEFDANAPHPVINMMEEQKKIIDKGATMRLGSYECALTPGSNAAKAYKAPNIRERHRHRFEVNNAYVGQLQRGGLVISGINPRRNLVEIVEIKDHPWFLAVQFHPEFQSKPNKAHPLFAAFIGAALKNKKTGKKAVKSKPAVKAKKK; via the coding sequence ATGAAATACATCTTCGTGACAGGCGGAGTGGTCTCGTCGTTGGGCAAAGGCCTCACGGCAGCCGCGCTGGGCGCTCTTTTGGAGCTGCGCGGTCTCACCGTGCGCATCCAGAAATTCGACCCCTACCTGAACGTCGATCCGGGCACGATGAGCCCGTTCCAACATGGCGAAGTCTATGTGTTGGAAGATGGTGCGGAAACCGACCTCGACCTCGGCCACTACGAGCGTTTCACCAGCGGCAAGCTCTCCAAGCTCAACTCGCTCAGTTCCGGCCAAGTCTATGAGAGCGTGATCTCCAAGGAGCGCCGCGGCGTTTATCTCGGCAAGACCGTGCAGGTGATCCCACACGTCACCAACGAGATCAAAGAGCGCATCTACGCCGGCGGTAAAGACGTCGACGTCCTCATCACCGAAATCGGCGGCACCACCGGCGACATCGAGGGCCTGCCGTTCCTCGAAGCGATGCGTCAGTTCGCCCTCGAAGTCGGGCCGACCGATTGCATTTTTATCCACGTTACGCTGGTGCCTTACTTGAAGGCAGCCGGCGAATTGAAGACCAAGCCCACGCAGCAATCCGTTGCGAAGCTCCGCGAGATTGGTATCCAGCCCGACATCTTGGTGTGCCGTTGCGACCATCCGCTCGAAGCCGGCCTGCGCGACAAGATTTCCATGTTCTGCAACGTCCCGGTCAAAGCCGTGATCGAGTGCGGCGACGTTGATTCCATCTACGAACTCCCTCTCGCCCTCCAGAAGGAGCGCATGGACGACCTCGTGATCGATCTCTTCGGGCTGAAAAATCCCGCGCCCGAGAAGAACATCTGGACCGAGATCGTGCGTCGCGTGAAGAACCCCGCCAACGAGGTTAAAATCGGCGTCGTCGGCAAATACATCGAGCTCCAGGACGCCTACAAGTCCGTCTACGAATCCATCACGCACGGCGGCATCGCGAACAATACCCGCGTTAACATCGTCCGCATCGACGCAGAGGATCTCGAAAAGAAAAACGGTCTCTCCATTCTCAAAGGGCTCGACGGTATTCTTGTCCCCGGTGGCTTCGGCGACCGCGGCACCGAAGGCAAAATCGCCGCCGCCAAATACGCCCGCGAAAACAAGGTGCCTTACTACGGTCTCTGCCTTGGCTTGCAGATCGCGGTGATCGAATACGCGCGTAACGTCCTCAAGTTGAAAGGCGCCAACTCCACCGAGTTCGATGCCAACGCACCGCACCCCGTCATCAACATGATGGAGGAGCAGAAGAAGATCATCGATAAAGGCGCGACCATGCGCCTCGGCAGCTACGAGTGCGCGCTCACGCCCGGCTCCAACGCCGCGAAAGCCTACAAGGCGCCGAACATCCGCGAGCGCCACCGCCACCGCTTCGAGGTGAACAACGCCTACGTCGGCCAGCTCCAGCGTGGCGGCCTCGTGATCAGCGGCATCAACCCGCGCCGCAATCTCGTCGAGATCGTCGAAATCAAAGACCACCCGTGGTTCCTCGCGGTCCAGTTCCACCCCGAATTCCAGTCGAAGCCCAACAAGGCGCATCCGCTCTTCGCCGCGTTCATCGGCGCCGCGCTGAAGAACAAGAAGACGGGTAAGAAAGCCGTTAAGTCCAAGCCTGCCGTGAAGGCGAAGAAGAAGTAA
- a CDS encoding DUF6941 family protein, with protein sequence MQSTPQVLAWLTCDGVHVDPGTGKHTILGVFSNIRGRQFPVVHPFMVWFLTLSDVPSGKHKIKISLGLDATHPQSLIERDFESQSPLQRINLINEIRNLSFPQPGDYSIIIEVDEEPLLVTSITVSN encoded by the coding sequence ATGCAATCCACTCCTCAAGTCCTCGCCTGGCTCACCTGCGACGGCGTGCATGTCGATCCCGGCACGGGCAAACACACCATTCTCGGCGTTTTCTCGAACATCCGCGGCCGCCAGTTCCCCGTCGTCCACCCCTTCATGGTGTGGTTCCTCACGTTGAGCGACGTCCCTTCCGGCAAGCACAAGATCAAGATCTCCCTCGGGCTCGACGCCACCCACCCCCAGTCGCTCATCGAACGCGACTTCGAGTCCCAGAGCCCTCTCCAACGCATCAATCTCATCAACGAGATCCGCAACCTGTCGTTCCCGCAACCCGGCGATTACTCGATCATCATCGAGGTCGATGAGGAACCGCTGCTGGTCACCAGCATCACGGTTTCCAACTAA
- a CDS encoding adenosine kinase, translating to MPASAHSFELIGVGSPIMDLLAQIPDTFLTTLTGAKGGMVLVDAQEMEAIVTRLENHPATVAGGSAGNTAVSAARLGIRTTFLGKLGNDATARAYKENFAHAGGDVSRFKYADLANARCVSLITPDAARTMRTCLGAAMTLAAGEISPADFHGCRHAHIEGYLLFNRDLANAVITAARAAGCTISIDLASFEVVNAARDWILAQLHHGIDIVFANEDEIHALFPAVGQDYPALAKRLAEFGGLAAVKIGKDGAWIAKGTELHRILPVPAPTVIDTTGAGDAWAAGFLYGYLRGWTPLASGALGSRLGSECVRHLGPAIPAAQWPAIHAEAAKLSG from the coding sequence ATGCCTGCTTCCGCTCATTCGTTTGAACTCATCGGCGTCGGTTCACCCATCATGGATTTGCTCGCGCAAATCCCCGACACCTTCCTGACCACCCTGACCGGCGCCAAAGGCGGTATGGTGCTCGTGGATGCCCAGGAGATGGAAGCCATCGTTACGCGTCTTGAGAACCACCCGGCCACCGTCGCCGGCGGCTCCGCCGGCAACACCGCCGTGAGCGCCGCGCGCCTCGGCATCCGCACCACCTTCCTCGGCAAGCTCGGCAACGACGCCACCGCCCGCGCCTACAAGGAAAACTTTGCCCACGCCGGCGGCGATGTATCCCGTTTCAAATACGCCGATCTCGCCAACGCCCGCTGCGTTTCCCTCATCACGCCCGACGCCGCCCGCACCATGCGCACCTGCCTCGGCGCCGCGATGACCTTGGCCGCCGGTGAAATCAGTCCCGCCGACTTCCACGGCTGCCGTCACGCCCACATCGAGGGCTACCTTCTGTTTAACCGCGATCTCGCCAACGCCGTGATCACCGCCGCCCGCGCCGCTGGTTGCACCATCAGCATAGACCTCGCCTCCTTCGAGGTCGTCAACGCCGCCCGCGACTGGATCCTCGCCCAGCTCCACCACGGCATCGACATCGTGTTCGCTAACGAGGACGAGATCCACGCGCTCTTCCCCGCCGTCGGCCAGGACTACCCCGCCCTAGCCAAACGCCTCGCCGAATTCGGCGGACTCGCCGCCGTGAAAATCGGCAAAGACGGCGCCTGGATCGCCAAAGGCACCGAACTCCACCGCATCCTGCCCGTTCCGGCTCCCACGGTGATCGACACCACTGGCGCCGGCGACGCTTGGGCCGCCGGTTTTCTCTACGGTTACCTGCGCGGTTGGACGCCCCTCGCCTCCGGCGCGCTCGGCTCCCGACTCGGCTCCGAATGCGTCCGCCACCTCGGCCCCGCCATTCCGGCGGCCCAATGGCCCGCCATTCACGCCGAAGCCGCAAAGCTCTCGGGCTGA
- a CDS encoding lamin tail domain-containing protein codes for MKRFFLFAAMLASAASSFSQVYITEFMWRGNTRLGDQFVELTNFGPAAVDVSGWRLWNKGNVTNGWSLDNLDSIAPGESVVILSQYVGDEEFRDVWPDLTSGVQFEPGGTDMAREDFILIRDENGDPVDRIDFYDINNPDLINARGVSAVTTFGNLGKNIFADWFLSNDAPDGSDDFTNLTSIYNDIGTPGYLNFAYTPVPEPASAAALLGLLALGAASLRRRR; via the coding sequence ATGAAAAGATTCTTCCTTTTTGCCGCCATGCTCGCATCGGCGGCCTCCTCTTTCTCGCAGGTTTATATCACCGAGTTCATGTGGAGAGGCAACACACGCCTTGGCGATCAATTCGTCGAACTTACCAATTTCGGCCCCGCCGCGGTCGATGTGAGCGGATGGCGTTTATGGAACAAGGGTAACGTAACTAATGGATGGTCCCTTGATAACTTGGATTCGATCGCTCCGGGCGAGTCCGTGGTTATTTTGAGCCAATATGTCGGCGACGAAGAATTCCGCGATGTATGGCCGGATTTAACGAGCGGCGTGCAGTTTGAGCCAGGCGGCACGGATATGGCCCGCGAGGATTTTATTCTTATTCGCGACGAAAACGGCGATCCTGTGGATCGGATAGACTTTTACGACATCAACAACCCTGACCTGATCAATGCCCGTGGTGTCAGCGCGGTGACCACTTTCGGAAATCTGGGCAAGAACATCTTCGCAGACTGGTTCCTTTCCAACGATGCTCCCGATGGCTCTGACGACTTTACCAATCTCACCTCGATCTACAACGACATCGGCACCCCCGGTTATCTCAACTTCGCCTACACACCCGTTCCCGAGCCGGCGTCCGCCGCCGCGCTCCTCGGACTTCTTGCGCTCGGTGCCGCCTCTTTGCGCCGCCGCCGCTGA
- a CDS encoding glutamate-5-semialdehyde dehydrogenase yields MSADLAQLVTLIAQRARAASLVLATTPTTRKDAALLRLAELLPAASAELLAANAKDLAAAEANGLAKHEIERLTLTPAKLDHLAESVRQVAALPDPVGTVLEDWTRPNGIHIRKRRVPIGVIGIIYEARPNVTIDCAILCLKSGNAAILRGGKEIFNTNTAFAALITQALADTGLPADAVQLIPTTDRAALNTLLKLDTLIHCIIPRGGESLIRFVAQNSTIPVIKHYTGVCFVYVDKAADLTMAENILINSKTQRPGVCNTAEQLLVHADIAATALPRLASALAAKGVQLRCDPASLAILQSAASSSQLSALKSQLSAASAADYTAEFLDLILAVRVVPSIDEAIATINRDSSGHTESIITADAEAAARFQLAIDSAVVAWNASTRFNDGFEFGFGAEIGISTDRLHARGPMGLNELCSYKYVIDGTGQVRA; encoded by the coding sequence ATGTCCGCCGACCTCGCCCAACTCGTCACCTTGATCGCCCAACGCGCCCGCGCCGCGTCCCTCGTGCTCGCCACGACCCCGACCACGCGCAAAGACGCCGCGCTCCTGCGCCTCGCCGAGTTGCTGCCCGCCGCCTCCGCTGAACTGCTGGCCGCCAACGCCAAGGACCTCGCCGCCGCCGAAGCCAACGGCCTCGCCAAACACGAGATCGAACGCCTCACCCTTACGCCCGCCAAGCTCGACCACCTCGCCGAATCCGTCCGCCAGGTCGCCGCGTTGCCCGATCCCGTCGGCACCGTGCTCGAAGACTGGACCCGCCCCAACGGCATCCACATCCGCAAACGCCGCGTGCCCATCGGCGTCATCGGCATCATCTACGAAGCGCGCCCCAACGTCACCATCGACTGCGCCATCCTCTGCTTGAAGTCCGGCAACGCCGCCATCCTCCGCGGCGGTAAGGAAATTTTCAATACGAACACCGCCTTCGCCGCGCTCATTACGCAGGCCCTCGCCGACACCGGCCTGCCCGCCGACGCCGTGCAACTCATCCCCACGACCGACCGTGCCGCGCTCAACACCTTGCTGAAGCTCGACACGCTCATCCACTGCATCATCCCCCGCGGCGGCGAGAGCCTCATCCGCTTCGTCGCGCAGAACTCCACCATCCCCGTCATCAAGCACTACACCGGTGTGTGCTTCGTCTACGTGGACAAAGCCGCCGACCTCACGATGGCGGAGAACATCCTCATCAACTCCAAGACCCAGCGCCCCGGCGTGTGCAACACCGCCGAGCAACTCCTCGTCCACGCCGACATCGCCGCAACCGCACTGCCCCGCCTTGCCTCCGCACTCGCGGCCAAAGGCGTCCAACTCCGCTGCGACCCCGCGTCCCTCGCGATCCTGCAAAGCGCCGCCTCCAGTTCTCAACTCTCAGCTCTCAAGTCTCAACTGTCCGCAGCCTCCGCAGCGGACTACACCGCCGAGTTCCTCGACCTCATTCTGGCCGTGCGCGTGGTCCCCTCCATCGACGAAGCCATCGCCACGATCAACCGCGACAGCTCCGGTCACACCGAATCGATCATCACCGCCGACGCCGAAGCCGCCGCGCGTTTCCAACTCGCGATCGACAGCGCCGTGGTCGCGTGGAACGCCAGCACCCGTTTCAACGACGGCTTCGAGTTCGGTTTCGGCGCCGAGATCGGTATCAGCACCGACCGCCTCCACGCCCGCGGCCCGATGGGTTTGAACGAGCTCTGCTCCTACAAATACGTCATCGATGGCACCGGCCAAGTGCGAGCTTAA